The stretch of DNA CAGGGAAGGTGTCCCTATCAAAATGTTCTGTGTAATTATGGTAAGGGTATTGATGGGGTAGGTTGGTCTGACAAGCTGTTTCTAACTCTTGCTTTCATCCTAGGCTTTATCTTCACCCGAGCTGGAACAGATACTTAAAACTCTGTAAATAGTATGAATGTTCTAAACAATCCCCCGAGCTGCTGATATAGACCAGCTAAAATGCCTCCCCCCcatctgtccctgcagctgagaTGGCACTGGAGAGTATGTTTCAGGGCTTGAGGGGGGATCTAGAACATGCTTCACCCTGGTGATAGCTGTCAGGGATGCCCTGGGTGCTCTCCAAGTAAGAGAGTAATGCTGGATCATGCTCCAAAATAACtgtttttgctttcagaaatgggGAATGGTGTTTCTGGTACATGGAAGGATTCCTAGGACTTGATAGCCCAACTTTTTCTCCCCACAGGCAAAAAGGGCAGGTGTTACCTGCATCATTCTGCCTTCAGAGAACAAAAAGGATTATTATGACCTTGCTGGATTTATTACAGAAGGACTGGAAGTACATTTTGTGGAGCACTATAAAGAGGTATTTGACATAGCATTTCCACAGCTGGATCTCACTGGAGGATGACATGCTGTCATCCCTGATGGTAGGAAGGAGTTCTGTCCCTAAGCACTCAGCCCCTGCCTAGAGATGGGCAACTGGGGACAATCCTGAAGTGGGACATGAAGCTATTGCTGCTGCGCAGCTGCCAAAATGAATTATGGCTCTGTTAGAATAAAGTATTTCTCAGTCTTTAATACTGGATTATGATCTACAATAAATGATTTCCAATTTTGCCAAAGGAATGGTCATGTTATCAGCCACCAGCAGTGGGACTAGTCTGGTCTCTTCTCATTGAAGATGTTTCAGCTATTTCACTGTAAATTTCTCTATGGCTTGTAGAAAAGGACTGAACAGTATACCCAGAGCTAGGCTGATGTACAGCTGTTATTCCTGATTTGGTAGAAGGCAAGTATACTGTTCTCAGAATCTGTCTCTGCTTAGAAGCCTGGGCTAGGCTGAAAGGACACTGAAATCCTAAGATAGTTCAGCTAGCTGGTACATTCAGCTGATAAAGGGGCATGGTTCTCCAGGTTCAGTCACCAAGTCAATACCACCAGAAAGAACTCCAGGTTTAAAGAGAGCAGACCAGAGCCAAACAGCAACATGCTCAGTATCACCAatcagcagcactgtgctgcacCCCAGACAGCCTGTGCCTCTACAACAGCTGTATCATATTCTGGGAGtgagaaaaggaattaaatgtcTTGACAGTACTGTTGCACCTCAGTAAACACGTATTTGGGGGGCTGGAGAATTTGAATACTTCATCTTCCAATCGACActaagaaaaaggaatttaaagagAGGAAGAGTAATAGCATAAAGTCTAgttgaaaagtattttctcagCCAAGAACAGCTCTTCTCATCTCACAGCAAGGAAGCCCTTAGGGGAGAATAAAGAATCCAGCTACTGAAGTCCAGGGAGCTCTTGTTGACTCCAGGTGTCTTTCATTCTTGCtaacactgcagaaaacaggCCAGAATAGAGGGTACAAAGGGACACACAGGAGCAGGCTAAGCTGCATGAGGAATGGGCTGATGTGCCCTGGGGAAGAAGTGCAAAGTAGTTACTATTTTCAACAGCCATTTTTGCCCACCTGACTTCCCTCCTACCACCATCTAGGTCTAAAGACAGACTAGGAGGTGAAAGGCATTATTTCAGAGATTTCCAGGTCCTGAGGCTGCACACAGTCATAGAGATTTGTGTCTAGAGCAAgtcacagcagcaccagtaTCAGTATCTCCAGGTACAGGTGTTATAAACCACTGACCCAAATTCTTGATAGCTGAAGTTCAGGACCTTTTTagcatccagcagcagcacacactgagGTAGGTGTACCAAGAACACTCACGACCCTGGTATTGGCAGAAAGGATTTTATTGTGTTGCAGCCTGTGGAACTCAATCCTTCTTTGCAGCAGCTTTCCTCATGGCTGCCAGGACGTTACTGAGTTCCTCCCGCTTCCTCTTGGCCCGAATGTGAGTGCCAACCTGCggggagagagcagagctgtcagtcTTTACCAGCGCAGACCGGACAGACTGACACTGCTGCAGGCATTGCTTCCGCCACACCTCAAAACCAGGCAGCATGGTAAAGTCCTGGAGAGACAGACTCAACTCCAGCCAGGAGTTTGCCATGACATCTCAGTAGTACCTCAGCAGAGTTATCTGAGACACCAAAGGGGCTGCTTTCAGCTCTCATAACCATTACAACTCAAGGAACCTCATTTGAAGTCTCTTGCTTATGGCACCCAACCTCCATCACTGTTGCTCTCATCTTCCCTACACCGCACATGCAAACCATGGAAAAACAGCATGACAAGGCTAAATGCTTGAGCTTGGGGCCTTTCTGGCAAAGTACCTTTGCAtccatctcctcctctcccacccaCCCCAAGGAACATCACATTACACCAGTAactcccaaaacaaaaaaaaaattaaagatgattaattaaaaagccaaatattCCTagggggaaagcagaaaaaagaagacTGACAGAATAGTTTTCTGCCATCATTGTTAGTTGATTGACTCACCCGTTTCTTGATGAACTTCAGAGCACGTTTGTCCTTGGACACTTTCAGCAACTCCATTGCACGTCGCTCATAGGGTGCAAAGCCACAGACTTCCCTGATCATGTCTCGCACAAACTTGGTGTGTTTGGTCAGGcgctgtggggagggagggagggggcgGGTTACAAGGCACGACATGCAGACTGCTGCGGGGACTGCAAGGGGCTGTGGCATACTCTCAGCTAGGCCTCAAAACCAGCCCATGCTGCTGGCGTGTCCCAAGAAAACTTGATCCCTGGCAGATCCTGCGGAGCATGAGACCTTGGCCAGGTGTGCCAGTCTGTCCTCAGGCTCGGGCCCGGATGTGTCACACACTGGCATGGACCGTGAGCTACCAAGGGTCTGCACAGTAACACACGTTGCACACCACAGCTACTGAGAGCATTTAATAAGAGTGGGTAATAGGCCCAGATGCATTCATGTCCTGTAACATGCATCTATCGGACCTGGAGAGCTCCTAGTAGGGAAATTCCGGGCAGTTTTTGGGGGATTGCCTGTTACCAAGAGAGGCAGAATAGCAGAGACTCTAGAAGGCACACAGCTTTCAATCATCCGCTGCCGTGCCCGGCTGAGCCCACCGGCCCGCCCTGCAGTCACGGGCAGCGCGGGGGTCCCTCCCAGCGAAAGCGCCGAGCCGCAGTCCCGCGGGACGGGGCCGCGGGCGATGGGCGGCTCCGCGCCGGACACACCAGCACAACCGCGCTGCGCACCGGGGGCAGCGGGCACCGCGCGCCAGCACAGTCTCCTACTCACCCCGCGGCGGCGACACTGTCGGGGCTTGGACACGTTCTTGGTCACCTTGTAGCCCTTGTTAAGGCCGACGGCCATGGGGTAGCGGATGGCCATGGCTACAGCGTCCGGGCCCGATGGACGCGGATGGACAAAGACCCGGGCGGCCTCACCTACGCCGCAGCGATGGCGCCACACTGCTGGCGCCGCACCGGAAGGAAGGAGCGCGCGCGGGACACCGGGAGGAGGCCGCTTCCGGCGGCAGGCGGGGCTGCGGGCGCCGAGGGAAAGGACGGGAGCGATGGCGGCCGTCGGGGCACGGTCGGTGTGCTATGAGGGGCGGGGGGATTCGCCCCGCGGTGAGGCCGTGTGGGTGTGAGGGGACAATCGGGACGGGGCGGGATCACCCCGCAGCGGGGGGTCCGGCAGAACTACTGGTTCCCCTCCGCTGCGGCCGGGGTGCTCGGCGTGCCCGCCCCACGGGGCCGCTCAGCCTCGCACTTGCAGACCTTGCCCCCATAAATTATAACTTTGGTATCGCTTGACCAGGATCTGATAACATTTGACAGACAAACCTAAAGAACAGATTAAACGATTTTGTTGGAATAAAAGGCACTGGATCTTCTTACCTCTGAAAGAGAGCTGAGGTGAACGTGCAACTCGactgttttgctttcaaaaacaattctgtttaatttgttgaaatagaaaatactgACTTGAAATTGAAAATCTTggattttgaaacaaattacAGAATTGTGCACCCTGCTGTAGAACTTGTCTTTGCACAGCTGGTTGCTGTGATCCCAGGGCAGCGGTCCCAGCTCACCCCCTCGGAGCTGCTGACTCTGTCACCCCTCATGGCACAGATTCCAGCAGTGAGGAATGGTGATGGCTTAGACGGCGGGACAGGTCTGACTCCGAAGCCTTTCTCCACAGGAGGGCAGAGTATGAACAGGAGTCCGCAGGGTGGGCGTGACTGTCCTACACCGGCAGAAAGAGCTGCCTTACTGAAATGCATAataatgtttctgaaaatcagcaaagaaaaattacaaattacaaaaaaatacaagttttgtTGTCAATCTGCACCTCTAAAATCAACACGACTTTGATACCATCTTTGCTACTGAGAACTGTGGCACGGGACAGCTAGCTAAAGGTCTCCCCATCCCAACAAGCTCTGGATCcctcccaggaggagctgccgCCGCCCCGGGCTGGAGAAGGCGTCACGTCTCCTGTCGCCTTTCCTGCCGCTGCCGATGTGCGAGGAGCTGCCTGAGGGCGGCTGCTCACTCACCTCTGGGTGTGCCGAAGAAGGGCCCTTacctgctctggctctgtgaCTTCATCAGGTACAAGTGGCCCTAAAATAAATGCTTgcctggaagaggaggaggtggcacctgctgcttccctctgtcTGCTCTGTGAGCACCAACCCACTAGCAGTATCTGCATGGGGCTCTGCCTTCTCTCACTGCCTATTGGTACCTTCCCCTCAGGACATCTTTTCCATTCACACAGAAACATATGATCTACAGTTTCCAAACTCCCCATGCGTTTCTCATCATTTGACCTTTCTATGCTGCACTGGACACCCCTCAAACCCTGCCTTTTTCCCCCAAGACAGGGGTTTTTGCCTCCTATCATTGCCTGCACAATTCCCTAATAAAA from Ficedula albicollis isolate OC2 chromosome 28, FicAlb1.5, whole genome shotgun sequence encodes:
- the RPL36 gene encoding 60S ribosomal protein L36, with the translated sequence MAIRYPMAVGLNKGYKVTKNVSKPRQCRRRGRLTKHTKFVRDMIREVCGFAPYERRAMELLKVSKDKRALKFIKKRVGTHIRAKRKREELSNVLAAMRKAAAKKD